GCGAAGCTTTAATCGAGGAATAACCAGCATTTGAACCAACAACGCAGATGCGGCAGAAATCATTAAACTGAAGCCTACAATTTTGGCGGTATCGGTGCTGTTTAGTCCGAAGGTGTCTTGAAACCGAAAGGCTATAGTTTGCTGAACGATGGCAAAGCCCATAAACAACAATACGCCTGCTACTATTAATGGGAATATTCTAGGATCAGTGTATTTAAGCTTCTTGGGTGCTGAAGTATGTGTAGGCTTAGGCAATACGGGCAAAGAGTACATGGCTAATACCGCGACGGCAACGGTTACACCCACAGAAAAATAAAGCGGCGTAAGTAAACTTATACTGGCCAACAACCCACCAATGGCAGGCCCCAAAATTGAGCCAATATTGGTTGCAGCGCCTAGCGCGCCCATCCCCTTTACTCGCTCTTCTACCGTAGTGATATCTGCCATGTAGGCACTTGCTGAAGGCGATACAGCAGCCATTACCGTGGCATTGCCCACTCGCGTAATGATAAGTAAGACAAGCGCTGCTAAAGGAGCTAGCAGGCCTAATAGTGCAGCTTGGAATACACCCGCGAAAACCAAAGTACCCGCAGAATAACCAAACAATCCTATTAAGAGTACTATTCGTCTACCCCAGCGATCGCTAGCACGCCCCCACAAAGGGCTGATTAAAAATAATGTGAGAGACGAGCAAGAAATAATGGCGCCAATTTGCACTTCTATTAGGCCAATTTCTCTACCTAGCGGTGCTAAAATTGCGAACAGAACGGTTTGCGCAAATCCAATGGCAGCTGCGGCTAATAGCAGTGTATTTTTAGCTAACTTATTAGACGGCATGGGTTGTGTCATAGTGAAGATTACTGCTTGGTTGTACGGTCAATGATGAGCGTAGTGTTGTCAGCCATTCTGGATGTTGCCACTCAAATAATCCCATGTGCGTTTGCAAACATTTTAGTAAGCAAGTTAGCCAGATCATTAGCGAATTTATTGAGTGAACGTGCAAAGGTTCCACAAGCATTAATATAAATGCCTATGGAACTGCCTATGCACGAGCTTGTATAACTGCTTATGTAAGCGACGCGAGGGCTTTCCCTGAGAATTCCTCTAATTCATCAAGCTGGTTGTTTTTGATTTTATTTGCCCAATTGGCATCTTGGAGTAGGGCGCGGCCTACGGCTACCAAATCAAACTCGCCTTTTTCTAAACGTTCAATCAAATCATCGATAGCACGCGTGTTCGAACCTTTCCCGGTGAAGGCACCAAAGAAATCATCGTTAAGACCTACTGAGCCTACGGTAATTGTTGGCTTGCCAGTAAGCTTTTTCGTCCATCCTGCTAGGTTTAAATCGCTACCTTCGAATTCATTTTCCCAGTAACGGCGCTGTGAACAATGGAATATGTCTACACCTGCATCACTAAGCGGGGCTAAAAATTCTTCAAGTAATTGCGGTGTTTCCGCGAGGCGCGCTGTGTAATCTTGTTGTTTCCATTGTGAATAACGCAGCACAATGGGGAAGTCAGGCGACGTAGCGGCGCGGATCGCTTTAATAATTTCTACCGCAAAGCGACCACGGTTCGCCATGCTGCCACCCCAATCATCGGTGCGCTCGTTAGTGCCGCTCCAGAAAAACTGGTCAATCAAATAGCCGTGTGCCCCGTGAATTTCAATACCATCAAAACCAATGCGTTTAGCATCTGCCGCAGCGGTTGCGAAAGCACCGATTACAGACTCAATATGTTGTTGAGTCATTGGCTCTGCGCCTTGCTTACCAGGCTTAAATAAGCCTGAAGGCCCTGCACTAGGCAGTTCCGGGAAAGGGGCTTTTTCAGCAACACGAGCCATTCCTACGTGCCAAAGCTGAGGCATAATTTTACCACCAACACTGTGCACGGCCTTTACCGTTTCTTCCCAACCGGCAAGTGCCTTGTCACCGTGAAAAACAGGAATGCGATGGCTCATATTAGCTACCGGATCGTTTACCGTAGTGCCTTCTGTGATAATTAATCCTGTTCCACCTTCAGCGCGGCGGCGATAGTAATCAGCAACCTCTGTGGTAGGAATACCTTCAGGAGAAAATTCACGCGTCATCGGTGCCATTACAATTCTGTTGTCTACCGAAAGCCCTTTATGTTCGAAAGGGGTAAATAAGGCTTGAGTTTTAGTGGTCATGGGTAGTTATATTCCATATATAGTGCGCAAAATGTGCTTAAAAACGCGTTAGGCTTTTAAACGAACATTCAACGCAACAAAATTCATTTGGGAAACGTTAGTAGGCCGCTTTATCGTTTTCGTATCTTTTTATTCGAGCTTATCGATACAGGCTCATTAATACGTGCTTATTTAAACGAGCTCTATGATAAGCGTACGCTGCTTAGGTTTCACCGGTCTACGAGACTGAATATAGTATTAGCAGATGACGAAGAGTCAATTTATCAATTTGAATGGTCATACCAGTGGTTGCCCGCATGCAGTTTTAATCCAGCCGTAAAAATAAATCACCCCTATTGCCATTTTGTTTCGTTATGTAAGAAAACAGGAGAGCAATATGAACGCATTCACAGAACATGATGTACTTCGCCCCTTCAGCGTTAAGCCACTTATTTACATAGCAATGAGTGTAGTTATCACCTTTGCTTTGTTTGCCGTTATGGCTAAATTGATAGAGAACGATCAGGTTGCGGGTAAAGTGACGGAGTATCAAACTGTTGGGCCGATTGTATTGACGTTGGACGATCCTAAAGTGATTGTACGTACGCCTATAAAACCCATGGAGAAGCCTGTAGCGCAGCCGCCTATGGAAATACCCAAAGCAGATCCTACGCCCAATGACACCGATACAACGTTTAAGTTTACCCCTCAATTTACCAACAATACGGTGAATATAAATCCTAATTTTCAAAGTGGACAAAAGGATATGCAAGCTTCTCCGCAATTTCGAGTAGATCCCTCTTTTCCCCAAGAGGCGTTGCGAGATGGTATAGAAGGGTGGGTGAAGTTAGGTTTTACGGTAGCGTCAAATGGTACGGTACAAGATATTTATATTATTAGCGCCGAGCCCAAGCGTGTGTTCGACCGTGCAGCCCGTAGAGCCTTGTCAAAATGGAAATATAAACCAAAAATAGAAAATGGTGTGCCAGTGGCTCAACATGATATGTTTGTTGTATTAGATTTTCGTTTTGAATCCGCTCGTCAATAGCATGTTTTGATTGGTTTTTACTTAGTTCTTCAAGGTGAATAAGGGAGCGCGTATGAGTTATGCCAGAGCAGGGCTGCTGATATCGGTAAAAGATTGGTTCAGTGCACCCTTAAGCGATGAAAGCTTAATGGAACGATATGCGCGTACGGGGGAACCTAAAGCGTTATCTCGTTTATACGATCGACATAGCAATGCATTGTATTACTATTTGCTGGTGTTGAGTAACGCAGATATGGCGGCAGATATAACTCAAAAAACGTGGCTAAAGGTAATAGAAAAAAAGCACTTGTATCGCCAGGAAGGAAAATTTCTGGGCTGGCTTTTCACCCTTGGCCGCAACACCCTGCTAGATGAACTTAGAAAGCAATATCAACAAAGCAACCATTGTAATCAGGTTGAAAGCTTGGTGTCTGATAGTAATCCGTTAGATGAGGTACCTGACTTTCACCAACTATTAAAGCGGTTACCCTTCGAGCAGAAAGAAGCATTTTCCTTACAGCAAGAAGGGTTCAGCGTACACGAGATAAGTACAATTTGTTGTGTCCCTCACGAGACAGTCAAAACACGTCTTCGTTATGCAAGGGAAAAGCTTAAAAAAGCATTGGAGTCACAATCATGAAAGACGAAAATGAACACTTCCGTCAGGCATATCAGCACAGCAAAAACCAACGCAAAGTGCCAAGTCGCATTAAACGTAAGGTGATAAATAATGCAAAGCACCATGAATACTCAGGTTTTGGGCAAGGTTCACGCTTTTGGCAACTTGTAGGGAGTTGGCATAAGGACTGGTTTGCATTTGGTGCGGCTGCTTTTGTATTGGTTATATTGGTAGGTATTTATGATTTTAAAAGCCAGGTAAGCAATACTGTAGATATTGCCACTATAGATGTTGAACTTGAAGTACACGGTTTTAGCGATGAAATAGCCGATGTAGATAGTAACGATTACAGCAAACAATATAAGGCTTATAGTAGAGCTTACGAACATCAGTTGGCCACGTTGAATGCAGTAAGAACAAGCGTAGCGACACTGACGAACATCAATAATCAATGGACGTTAGTAGATTGCTCGTCAAAGCAAATAACCCTATCTGATAATCTTGTCGCGAGTATGAGAGCGCATCAGCGTATTGCCACAGGCATTGAAATTGGTGACCAAGTAGCATTAGCGTTCAATCAAAATGGATTGATCTTAAATATTACTCCTTCTGCTGCGCCGAAGATGTGCTGACAAGATCTAGTCATTAAAAAAGCACTTGGGTTGAGCGTGAATTAAGCAATGCATAAAAATAAAAAGGGGGAAAGAAACATAGAATATCGCGGGTGAAAAGCGTAAGCCTTACGCGGGTTTATAAAATGTAAAATAACCGCGTAAGATCTTATACTTAAATATCAAGCCTAAACCTACCTACTTGCCTAAATCGTGCGCTCTAAACGCATTAGGCAGCAATTCACCAATGGTGGTTTCGTGGGTTTTACCCGATTTAGTGACCATCACCACAGGGGTATCGTCTGGCGCAAATTCTGCAATTTTTTGTCGACAGCCTCCGCAAGGAAAGCAAAATTCGTCATTTTGACTCGCCACCACAATAGAATGAATGCGTTTATGGCCGTGGCTAACCATATTTCCAATGGCGCTGGCTTCAGCACATTGGCTAAGGGGGTAAGCGGCACTTTCGACATTACAGCC
The nucleotide sequence above comes from Alteromonas naphthalenivorans. Encoded proteins:
- a CDS encoding MFS transporter → MTQPMPSNKLAKNTLLLAAAAIGFAQTVLFAILAPLGREIGLIEVQIGAIISCSSLTLFLISPLWGRASDRWGRRIVLLIGLFGYSAGTLVFAGVFQAALLGLLAPLAALVLLIITRVGNATVMAAVSPSASAYMADITTVEERVKGMGALGAATNIGSILGPAIGGLLASISLLTPLYFSVGVTVAVAVLAMYSLPVLPKPTHTSAPKKLKYTDPRIFPLIVAGVLLFMGFAIVQQTIAFRFQDTFGLNSTDTAKIVGFSLMISAASALLVQMLVIPRLKLRPFTLLRLSMPIMMIAFAILASGETKLQFMSAMCVLGLGLGIAGPGFMAGVSVAVSSDEQGAVAGIAGACPPLGFAVGPLLGSYLYAIDASLPYWFSFSCYLLVFFFTLKFKTRH
- the cdd gene encoding cytidine deaminase, whose product is MDNKKIKKLIEQAQEVQQHSHSPYSDFKVGAAVLTESGDIFAGCNVESAAYPLSQCAEASAIGNMVSHGHKRIHSIVVASQNDEFCFPCGGCRQKIAEFAPDDTPVVMVTKSGKTHETTIGELLPNAFRAHDLGK
- a CDS encoding NADH:flavin oxidoreductase; translation: MTTKTQALFTPFEHKGLSVDNRIVMAPMTREFSPEGIPTTEVADYYRRRAEGGTGLIITEGTTVNDPVANMSHRIPVFHGDKALAGWEETVKAVHSVGGKIMPQLWHVGMARVAEKAPFPELPSAGPSGLFKPGKQGAEPMTQQHIESVIGAFATAAADAKRIGFDGIEIHGAHGYLIDQFFWSGTNERTDDWGGSMANRGRFAVEIIKAIRAATSPDFPIVLRYSQWKQQDYTARLAETPQLLEEFLAPLSDAGVDIFHCSQRRYWENEFEGSDLNLAGWTKKLTGKPTITVGSVGLNDDFFGAFTGKGSNTRAIDDLIERLEKGEFDLVAVGRALLQDANWANKIKNNQLDELEEFSGKALASLT
- a CDS encoding energy transducer TonB gives rise to the protein MNAFTEHDVLRPFSVKPLIYIAMSVVITFALFAVMAKLIENDQVAGKVTEYQTVGPIVLTLDDPKVIVRTPIKPMEKPVAQPPMEIPKADPTPNDTDTTFKFTPQFTNNTVNINPNFQSGQKDMQASPQFRVDPSFPQEALRDGIEGWVKLGFTVASNGTVQDIYIISAEPKRVFDRAARRALSKWKYKPKIENGVPVAQHDMFVVLDFRFESARQ
- a CDS encoding sigma-70 family RNA polymerase sigma factor is translated as MSYARAGLLISVKDWFSAPLSDESLMERYARTGEPKALSRLYDRHSNALYYYLLVLSNADMAADITQKTWLKVIEKKHLYRQEGKFLGWLFTLGRNTLLDELRKQYQQSNHCNQVESLVSDSNPLDEVPDFHQLLKRLPFEQKEAFSLQQEGFSVHEISTICCVPHETVKTRLRYAREKLKKALESQS